A window of the Mesotoga prima MesG1.Ag.4.2 genome harbors these coding sequences:
- a CDS encoding glycosyltransferase family 4 protein yields the protein MMSYLYAMILSALLCFIFGKIGMRLGLVDKPSGVLKPHERPITFMGGTGIFLAMIPWFFRNPEFFLPILIMWALGFVDDIRGVSPKIRLILEILVGFAVSFIIFGFSTLDSIVLSVVFAGMVNAYNMVDGLDGISSANVIVFAVFAYFTGFVPEIALAIAGVYSGYLIFNFPPARLFMGDQGSYIAGSFVGILLIQSWGTQNFIRIAAICWPVFLDLFVGFLRRSLAKKSPFAGDRDHYYDKIFRLTKNKKRVTLLISTGIALSYAFVGVFIPVIFIPPVLLAASLVQIFSLGSLHSTT from the coding sequence ATGATGTCGTACCTCTATGCCATGATTCTTTCCGCACTACTGTGTTTCATTTTTGGAAAGATCGGTATGAGGCTTGGGCTCGTGGATAAGCCTTCTGGTGTTCTAAAACCTCATGAAAGGCCAATTACTTTCATGGGAGGAACGGGGATATTTCTTGCCATGATTCCTTGGTTTTTTCGGAATCCAGAGTTCTTTCTGCCAATACTGATAATGTGGGCTCTGGGCTTTGTTGACGACATAAGAGGTGTTTCCCCGAAAATCAGATTAATATTGGAGATTCTTGTGGGATTTGCAGTGTCTTTCATCATCTTTGGGTTTTCTACATTAGATTCGATCGTTCTCTCGGTGGTTTTTGCAGGCATGGTTAATGCTTACAACATGGTAGATGGTCTTGATGGAATTTCTTCGGCAAATGTTATCGTATTTGCAGTGTTTGCGTATTTCACGGGATTCGTTCCTGAGATAGCCCTCGCAATTGCGGGCGTTTACTCCGGATATCTAATTTTTAACTTTCCACCTGCAAGACTTTTCATGGGAGATCAGGGATCGTATATCGCAGGTTCCTTTGTCGGAATATTGCTCATTCAATCTTGGGGGACTCAGAATTTCATCAGAATTGCGGCGATTTGCTGGCCGGTTTTTCTCGATCTCTTCGTTGGATTCCTGAGAAGATCTCTCGCAAAAAAATCGCCTTTTGCAGGTGATCGTGACCACTATTACGATAAGATATTCAGACTTACCAAAAACAAGAAGAGAGTCACACTCCTTATTTCAACAGGCATTGCGCTCTCTTACGCATTTGTGGGGGTCTTTATTCCCGTAATATTCATCCCCCCTGTTCTTTTGGCGGCTTCACTAGTTCAGATTTTTTCCCTGGGATCACTTCATTCTACTACTTGA
- a CDS encoding peroxiredoxin, which yields MAEISLGKNVPDFSLLDQNGNEISLSHFSGKKIVLYFYPKDNTSGCTLEAEGFRDLASEFEALNTVIIGVSKDSLKSHQSFSLKLDLNFSILSDENGRIHEMFDVIKPKKMYGREYMGTERSTFVINENRILAKEYRNVKAKGHAVEVLEFIRSLE from the coding sequence ATGGCCGAGATTTCTCTGGGCAAGAACGTACCGGACTTTTCATTACTTGATCAAAACGGCAATGAGATATCGTTGTCCCACTTTTCCGGGAAGAAGATTGTGCTCTATTTTTACCCAAAAGATAACACTTCCGGTTGTACGCTCGAAGCAGAAGGCTTTAGAGATTTGGCGAGCGAGTTCGAGGCTTTAAATACAGTCATAATTGGTGTTAGCAAAGATAGTCTGAAATCCCATCAGAGCTTCTCGTTGAAGCTTGATTTGAATTTTTCTATTCTGAGTGATGAGAATGGAAGGATTCACGAGATGTTCGACGTGATCAAACCGAAAAAGATGTACGGTCGTGAATATATGGGAACAGAAAGATCGACTTTTGTAATTAATGAAAACAGAATTCTCGCAAAAGAATATCGAAACGTTAAAGCAAAGGGTCATGCCGTAGAAGTGTTGGAGTTCATCAGGAGTTTAGAGTGA
- a CDS encoding nucleoside-diphosphate sugar epimerase/dehydratase encodes MTKLSDLSGFKRNLLLLVVDSLIVYFAYILGMYFRYGIFTLDEPEFFVNGIYFSAFIVVSLILNGVYRIAWSYSYFRDYFIILRAVIVGYAIGFLAGRFLNLFEIRFLTVPFTVSTMAAIISVFLLIWSRFFWLSILSRNHPIVSSEERVFIVGAGDAGTSIAEELSRHPENGLVVGFIDDSPKKLRKRIRGIPVLGNTDEIMPLVEKMGVRKVIIAIPSADASTLRRIFSKIDVSKVKAQTLPSITEIMDGKAKLGYLREINIEDLLGRESVQIDLNSLKDYVVGRTVLITGAGGSIGSELCRQIAPLGPGRLLLAGKGENSIYEISQEIGSLFPDLKVSQLIGDVADRSRMRYIFNKMRPQVVFHAAAHKHVPIMEENPTEAFRVNSLGTYNIASLADEFGVETMVVISTDKAVRPSSVMGVSKRIAEEFVRSISSRSNTKFGIVRFGNVLGSRGSVIPLFKKQIQSGGPVTVTDPRMTRYFMTIPEAVTLVLQAGAFSGDGDVFVLDMGEPVKISSLANEMITLAGYIPHQEIEIKYTGVRPGEKLFEELVLTNEELIQTKHPKIFRLKMNEAMDEEALLKTVSRLRTAVEESDFEELNRITSEIVDDSTARIDDGCDSK; translated from the coding sequence TTGACAAAACTCAGTGATCTTTCCGGCTTCAAGAGAAATCTTTTGCTTCTAGTAGTTGATTCATTGATAGTATATTTTGCATACATACTAGGTATGTACTTCAGATACGGTATTTTCACTCTGGATGAACCGGAGTTTTTCGTTAATGGAATTTATTTCAGCGCTTTCATTGTCGTTTCTCTTATACTAAACGGTGTATATAGAATCGCCTGGAGTTACAGTTACTTCAGAGATTATTTCATAATACTCCGAGCTGTTATCGTTGGCTATGCAATCGGATTTCTTGCAGGTCGATTTCTCAACCTCTTTGAAATAAGATTTCTCACGGTGCCTTTCACAGTCTCGACGATGGCAGCGATTATCTCCGTTTTTCTCTTAATATGGTCGAGGTTTTTTTGGCTCAGTATCTTGAGTAGAAATCATCCGATTGTCTCTTCCGAAGAAAGGGTCTTCATAGTAGGGGCAGGAGATGCCGGTACCTCAATTGCGGAGGAACTGTCGCGCCATCCTGAAAATGGATTGGTAGTGGGTTTTATAGATGACTCTCCGAAAAAGCTTCGAAAACGAATTCGTGGAATTCCCGTTTTGGGGAATACTGATGAGATTATGCCGCTCGTAGAGAAAATGGGAGTCCGAAAGGTAATCATTGCAATCCCCTCTGCCGATGCAAGCACATTGAGAAGAATCTTTTCGAAGATCGATGTAAGTAAGGTCAAGGCTCAGACTCTTCCAAGCATTACGGAGATAATGGACGGAAAGGCGAAACTTGGATATCTGAGAGAGATAAACATCGAAGACCTGCTTGGAAGAGAAAGCGTTCAGATAGATCTGAACTCACTCAAGGATTATGTTGTTGGAAGAACTGTGCTCATAACCGGTGCTGGAGGAAGCATTGGGAGTGAGTTGTGCCGTCAGATAGCCCCTCTTGGACCCGGCAGGCTCTTGCTCGCCGGAAAGGGGGAAAACAGCATCTATGAAATCAGCCAGGAGATTGGCTCTCTGTTTCCTGATCTCAAGGTCAGTCAACTAATTGGCGACGTGGCCGATCGGTCGAGAATGAGATACATTTTCAATAAGATGAGGCCACAGGTCGTCTTCCATGCCGCTGCCCACAAGCACGTTCCCATAATGGAAGAGAACCCAACAGAAGCATTTAGAGTCAACTCACTTGGCACTTACAATATTGCAAGTCTGGCCGATGAATTTGGAGTCGAAACAATGGTCGTTATTTCGACAGACAAGGCAGTAAGGCCAAGTTCTGTCATGGGTGTTTCAAAGAGAATCGCAGAGGAATTCGTGAGATCCATTTCATCGAGAAGCAATACGAAATTTGGAATTGTCAGGTTTGGGAACGTTCTTGGAAGCCGTGGAAGTGTGATACCTCTTTTCAAGAAACAGATCCAGTCCGGTGGGCCCGTTACAGTTACAGATCCCAGAATGACAAGATACTTCATGACAATTCCAGAAGCGGTGACGTTAGTTCTTCAAGCGGGGGCATTTTCCGGAGATGGAGACGTCTTTGTGCTTGACATGGGGGAGCCTGTCAAAATCTCATCCCTCGCAAACGAGATGATTACCCTTGCCGGATATATTCCCCATCAGGAAATTGAAATAAAGTACACAGGTGTCAGACCGGGCGAGAAGCTCTTCGAAGAATTAGTCCTCACAAATGAAGAATTAATTCAGACTAAACATCCAAAGATCTTCCGTCTCAAGATGAATGAAGCGATGGATGAAGAGGCTCTGCTTAAGACAGTTTCCAGACTGAGGACCGCAGTTGAAGAGAGCGACTTTGAGGAATTGAACAGAATAACTTCTGAAATAGTCGATGATTCAACTGCCAGAATAGATGATGGATGTGATTCAAAGTGA
- a CDS encoding transglutaminase-like domain-containing protein: MDFLAAQLPEKIGLLESNGDYKGAIKEIDSELESYLPSIMTRRLLWEKERILRLKDNYPYTNSQAFEILSNSIDNFTREEFEGLCEAKQLDSMTLDGEERFERRFDKNLLFVMPEYGSRLKQKDNERDEIRALLHREIDRLISTREPSKFKVNARSSINVQSSEENVFRCWLPVSRNGEQVSSTKILNTSHDYFLSPADYSQRTVYMESDAKKDTVFSVEFEYEISEISTSLDPSRCTHPDEKRFESYLIERAPHIVFSPFMRSLADEISGKETNPYYIAKSFYDWICEHVKYTFMSEYALYPNLSEFAATNLRGDCGVKALLFITLCRIKGIPARWQSGWFASPKGASPHDWALFWLEPFGWVPADCSFGGSRKDIPAYREFYFGNLDAYRMISNSEFMAPLLPAKRFFRSDPYDNQVGEIETEKRALRSYERECSIEILSFERLT; encoded by the coding sequence ATGGATTTTTTAGCGGCTCAACTTCCTGAGAAGATCGGCTTGCTTGAGAGCAATGGAGACTACAAAGGGGCTATAAAAGAAATCGATAGTGAGCTTGAAAGCTATCTTCCTTCTATTATGACAAGAAGACTGTTATGGGAAAAGGAAAGAATTCTCAGACTGAAGGACAATTATCCATACACTAATTCACAGGCATTTGAGATTCTATCGAATTCTATAGACAACTTCACCAGAGAGGAATTTGAAGGTTTATGTGAAGCGAAGCAACTAGACTCAATGACTCTCGACGGTGAGGAAAGATTCGAAAGAAGATTCGATAAGAATCTTCTATTCGTTATGCCGGAATATGGTAGTCGACTGAAGCAAAAAGATAACGAACGAGACGAAATAAGGGCGCTCCTCCACAGAGAAATAGACAGGCTTATCAGCACTAGAGAACCCTCAAAATTCAAAGTGAATGCTAGATCGTCAATCAATGTTCAAAGCTCTGAGGAAAATGTTTTCCGCTGTTGGTTGCCAGTATCCAGAAATGGAGAACAAGTTTCCTCAACGAAGATCCTCAACACAAGTCACGATTATTTCCTGTCTCCGGCAGATTACTCCCAACGCACCGTATACATGGAGTCAGATGCAAAAAAAGATACCGTTTTCAGTGTCGAATTTGAGTACGAAATCTCCGAAATATCGACTTCCCTCGATCCTTCCAGATGCACACATCCCGATGAAAAGAGATTTGAAAGCTATTTGATTGAACGAGCGCCCCATATCGTATTTTCACCATTTATGAGATCTCTAGCCGATGAGATCTCTGGCAAGGAGACCAATCCCTACTACATCGCTAAGAGTTTCTATGACTGGATATGCGAGCATGTCAAATATACATTCATGAGTGAATATGCCCTTTATCCAAATCTTTCGGAATTTGCCGCTACCAATCTCAGGGGGGATTGTGGTGTAAAAGCTCTGCTGTTTATAACACTTTGCAGAATAAAGGGAATACCCGCTAGATGGCAATCAGGATGGTTCGCATCTCCAAAAGGTGCGAGCCCCCACGACTGGGCTTTGTTCTGGCTCGAACCTTTCGGGTGGGTTCCAGCCGACTGTTCCTTCGGAGGATCGAGGAAGGATATCCCTGCTTATAGAGAGTTCTACTTCGGGAATCTAGATGCGTACAGAATGATCTCGAATTCAGAATTTATGGCACCCCTGTTGCCGGCTAAGAGATTTTTCAGATCTGATCCATATGACAATCAGGTGGGAGAAATCGAGACAGAAAAGAGAGCCTTGAGATCGTACGAGAGGGAGTGCTCTATTGAAATACTCTCTTTTGAAAGGTTAACGTAA
- a CDS encoding magnesium transporter CorA family protein, which translates to MREILISENGRMNTIDSPVEGCWINVVSPDSGDIAFLKSLEIDEDFVYDALDQEERARFEQDEDLIYVITKLPYLDTADETVPYKTTTLGIAMKSGYFVTISSSENAIVSDIVEGRVKDISTKKRNRFLLRIFDRATVYYLRYLKEIRRLSNEIESELHRSTRNQELVAMLNLEKSLVFFTTSLRSNELMFEKLKRANILTLYEEDEELFEDISIENRQAIEMANIYSDILTGMMDAFASVISNNLNVVMKILTIVTLSLQIPTLVASIYGMNVKLPFMESSTIFYWSMGLSGLAAFLVGFVLFKIRWFK; encoded by the coding sequence GTGCGCGAGATTTTGATTTCCGAGAATGGAAGAATGAATACAATAGATTCACCAGTAGAAGGTTGCTGGATCAATGTTGTATCGCCAGATAGTGGAGACATCGCTTTTCTTAAGAGTTTAGAAATCGACGAGGATTTTGTGTACGATGCTTTAGATCAGGAAGAAAGGGCAAGATTCGAGCAGGATGAGGATTTAATCTACGTGATTACCAAACTGCCATATTTAGATACTGCAGACGAAACCGTTCCATACAAGACGACGACTCTCGGAATTGCAATGAAATCCGGTTATTTTGTCACGATAAGCAGTTCGGAAAACGCAATTGTATCGGACATAGTCGAAGGACGGGTTAAGGATATTTCCACAAAGAAACGAAACCGCTTTCTTCTTAGAATTTTTGACAGAGCAACTGTTTATTACCTGAGGTATCTCAAGGAAATCAGGAGACTGTCAAATGAGATCGAGTCCGAACTACACAGATCTACCAGGAATCAAGAGCTTGTGGCGATGTTGAATCTCGAAAAATCTTTAGTTTTCTTCACGACATCTCTTAGATCAAACGAGTTAATGTTTGAGAAGCTCAAGAGAGCAAACATACTGACGCTCTATGAAGAAGATGAAGAGCTATTTGAAGACATCTCTATCGAGAATAGACAGGCAATCGAGATGGCAAACATTTACAGCGACATTCTGACGGGAATGATGGATGCCTTTGCTTCTGTGATCTCCAATAATCTCAACGTAGTAATGAAGATATTAACGATAGTGACGCTCTCTCTTCAGATTCCGACGCTGGTAGCGTCGATCTATGGAATGAATGTTAAACTCCCCTTTATGGAGAGCAGTACGATTTTCTACTGGTCTATGGGTTTGTCGGGACTTGCTGCCTTCCTGGTTGGTTTTGTACTATTCAAGATAAGATGGTTCAAGTAG
- a CDS encoding DegT/DnrJ/EryC1/StrS family aminotransferase, producing MFVPLSRPDITEREISAVTELMTGGILSIGPKVTEFERIFAEYIGVEHAVAVNSGTSALHLVIRSLDLKRGQTVITSPFTFVSSANVALYEGAIPIFADIEESTFNVSPETLEEALANYSRDGLDTGAIKLDPFVPDIFMAVDIFGHPLEWDRIEGICNKHGIRIVEDSCEALGSSFMGRKTGSFGLAGTFAFYPNKQITTGEGGMIVTDDSNIAELSKSMRNQGRGVSENWLEHVRLGYNYRMDEMSAALGVEQMKRIDEILEKRQRVADRYERLLSNISGIETPFIANYATSIGWFVYVIKLDEKIDRESFMRYLTENGVQCRDYFRPIHLQPFYMQDFGYREGMFPVTERLAKRTVAIPFFNNLSEEEMQFVSYTIEKAVEIAG from the coding sequence ATGTTCGTTCCCCTTTCAAGACCTGACATTACAGAAAGAGAAATTTCGGCAGTTACGGAGTTGATGACGGGAGGCATTTTATCCATTGGCCCCAAGGTTACAGAGTTTGAAAGAATCTTCGCGGAATATATCGGTGTTGAACATGCCGTCGCAGTAAACAGCGGAACCAGCGCCCTTCACCTGGTGATTCGTTCTCTGGACCTGAAGAGGGGTCAAACAGTTATCACAAGCCCTTTCACTTTTGTGTCCTCCGCAAATGTTGCTTTATACGAAGGAGCCATCCCGATATTCGCAGATATTGAAGAGTCGACATTTAACGTATCTCCGGAAACTCTGGAAGAGGCCCTGGCCAACTACTCAAGAGATGGTCTGGATACAGGTGCTATCAAACTAGACCCATTTGTTCCGGACATATTTATGGCAGTAGACATCTTTGGCCATCCACTTGAGTGGGACAGAATCGAGGGGATCTGCAACAAACACGGGATAAGAATCGTTGAAGACTCGTGTGAGGCACTGGGGAGCTCTTTCATGGGACGAAAGACAGGGAGTTTCGGTCTTGCCGGCACATTTGCGTTTTATCCAAACAAACAGATTACAACTGGAGAAGGCGGAATGATTGTTACCGATGACAGCAATATTGCGGAACTTTCTAAGAGCATGAGAAATCAAGGAAGAGGAGTCTCCGAAAACTGGCTTGAACATGTAAGACTTGGCTATAATTACAGGATGGATGAAATGTCAGCCGCACTTGGCGTGGAACAAATGAAAAGAATTGATGAGATTCTTGAAAAACGCCAGAGAGTTGCTGACCGTTATGAAAGGCTTTTGTCAAACATCAGTGGAATAGAAACTCCTTTCATTGCAAATTATGCTACGAGCATAGGCTGGTTTGTGTATGTTATAAAGTTAGACGAGAAGATAGATAGAGAAAGCTTCATGAGATATCTCACAGAGAATGGAGTCCAGTGCCGGGATTACTTCAGACCTATACATCTTCAGCCATTTTATATGCAAGACTTCGGATACAGAGAGGGTATGTTTCCGGTAACTGAAAGGTTAGCCAAGAGAACGGTCGCAATTCCTTTCTTCAACAATCTTAGTGAAGAAGAGATGCAGTTTGTCTCTTACACTATTGAAAAAGCCGTGGAGATCGCTGGATGA
- a CDS encoding GerMN domain-containing protein, whose amino-acid sequence MRYLRVKKQQSFPITRVVLVAFLVISVLLLVILIFHLFRVKSLEGRVANLEKHQAALEMEISAVTGVQRTMSINLYYYNELLDRLMNDEVICDTGAVIPVQRTIPYSQSPINDALRLLLRGELTKAEEDLGFKTEFPGRELQFLGARLENGVLFLKFSDPAGFTSGGSCRVNLLKAQIEKTALQFDSVSSVEFEPIDLFQP is encoded by the coding sequence GTGAGGTATTTGAGAGTTAAGAAGCAACAGTCTTTCCCCATCACCAGAGTTGTCCTTGTTGCCTTTCTTGTGATTTCAGTTCTGCTTTTAGTGATTCTTATTTTCCATCTTTTCAGGGTGAAAAGCCTTGAGGGCAGGGTAGCAAACCTTGAAAAGCATCAGGCCGCTCTTGAGATGGAGATTAGTGCGGTAACCGGTGTTCAGCGAACAATGAGTATCAATCTCTATTATTATAACGAGCTTCTCGATAGACTGATGAATGACGAAGTCATCTGTGATACAGGAGCTGTAATACCTGTCCAGAGAACGATTCCATATTCTCAGTCACCAATTAACGATGCGCTGCGTTTGTTGTTAAGGGGAGAGCTTACTAAGGCCGAAGAAGACCTGGGTTTCAAGACAGAATTCCCCGGCAGAGAACTGCAATTTCTTGGAGCCAGACTTGAGAACGGAGTTTTGTTCTTGAAGTTTTCAGATCCTGCCGGGTTTACTTCGGGCGGGTCTTGCAGGGTAAATCTCCTTAAAGCTCAGATAGAAAAGACAGCTCTTCAATTCGACTCGGTGAGCAGCGTTGAATTCGAGCCAATCGATCTCTTTCAACCCTGA
- the uvsE gene encoding UV DNA damage repair endonuclease UvsE: MKIGYPCINTTLSCTSAKTFRLASYSEERLIKTVSANLDCLEEILEYNRKKDILFFRISSDLIPFASHPVCKAKWENIFRSRFESIGDRIKNYNMRVSMHPDQFVLLNSPRPDVVSNSNAELLYHAKVLNLMKLDGSAKIQIHVGGVYGDKKEASRRFIDKYNAVPEAIKERLVIENDERLYSLSDCMAINYETGIPILLDVFHHSILSDGISFADSLSLSGSTWSDEDGIPIVDYSTQQEGARKGRHTDSIDLHNFTSFLEKSLPFNFDIMLEIKDKEKSAEAAIRVARKDERFQVN, translated from the coding sequence ATGAAGATAGGGTATCCTTGCATAAACACAACTCTCAGCTGCACCTCTGCGAAAACTTTCAGACTGGCATCATACAGCGAAGAGAGACTGATTAAGACTGTCTCTGCCAATCTTGATTGCCTTGAAGAGATACTAGAATACAACAGAAAAAAGGACATTCTCTTCTTTAGGATTTCATCGGACCTAATTCCATTTGCTTCTCACCCAGTGTGCAAAGCAAAGTGGGAAAATATTTTTCGAAGTAGATTCGAGAGCATAGGCGATAGGATAAAAAATTACAATATGAGAGTATCGATGCATCCCGATCAATTCGTCCTGCTCAATTCTCCCAGACCTGATGTTGTAAGCAACAGCAATGCTGAACTACTTTACCACGCAAAAGTCCTCAATCTCATGAAGCTAGACGGCAGCGCAAAAATCCAGATTCACGTTGGCGGAGTTTACGGAGATAAGAAGGAAGCCTCCAGGAGATTCATAGACAAGTATAACGCAGTTCCTGAAGCTATAAAGGAGCGACTCGTAATCGAAAACGACGAAAGATTGTACTCGCTTTCGGACTGTATGGCAATTAATTATGAGACAGGTATTCCGATTCTCCTTGATGTATTTCATCATTCAATTCTTTCAGATGGAATTTCATTTGCTGATTCCCTTAGTTTATCCGGATCAACGTGGTCAGATGAAGATGGAATTCCAATTGTTGATTACAGCACTCAACAAGAAGGCGCGAGAAAGGGAAGACATACAGATAGCATCGATCTACACAATTTCACTTCTTTTCTAGAAAAAAGTCTCCCCTTCAATTTCGACATCATGCTTGAGATAAAAGACAAGGAAAAGTCGGCAGAAGCAGCTATCCGTGTTGCGCGCAAAGACGAAAGGTTCCAGGTTAACTGA